A portion of the Acidisarcina polymorpha genome contains these proteins:
- a CDS encoding antibiotic biosynthesis monooxygenase encodes MPNVVSKAGEVDQDLVTIVTQTRPIAGQEDAFRSWQDEIRTEVSKWPGFVEQKVIPPHPPLQFDWVILLRFSSLDAGTGWLRSPERLRLIEKLQPILAGIDDVHIVKDGASGVLPAAASVVISTRLLPGQESQYRSWEQRIAAAQSRAAGFQGYRLEPPIEGVQDDWLSIIRFDSQQNLDKWLNSPERLNLIKESESFTERFDTRVVHSGFDQWFPRSTTSALSAPVWKQNMIVLLLLYPEVFLFGAFVQQPLLVRRLHWPFWLALFAGNLVGVLLMNQIVPWTSDRFAWWLTSAKSTERKTTLVGLGLVIALYALLLIAFSRF; translated from the coding sequence GTGCCGAATGTCGTTAGCAAAGCCGGTGAAGTAGATCAAGACCTAGTTACGATCGTCACGCAGACGAGACCAATCGCTGGACAAGAGGATGCCTTCAGAAGCTGGCAGGATGAAATCCGCACGGAGGTATCGAAGTGGCCTGGCTTTGTTGAGCAGAAAGTTATTCCACCGCACCCACCTCTCCAATTCGATTGGGTGATTCTGCTCCGCTTTTCCTCTCTTGACGCCGGAACCGGATGGCTGCGTTCACCTGAACGCCTTAGGCTGATCGAAAAGCTGCAACCGATTCTCGCTGGTATTGATGATGTGCACATCGTGAAAGACGGTGCCTCCGGGGTACTCCCAGCAGCTGCTTCTGTCGTCATTTCGACACGTCTGCTACCGGGTCAGGAGAGCCAGTATCGCAGCTGGGAACAGCGTATTGCAGCCGCCCAATCTAGGGCAGCCGGCTTTCAAGGATATAGGCTGGAGCCTCCGATTGAGGGTGTTCAGGATGATTGGCTGTCGATCATCCGGTTTGATTCTCAGCAAAACCTAGACAAGTGGCTTAATTCCCCCGAGCGGCTCAATCTCATCAAAGAATCAGAATCATTCACCGAACGTTTTGACACTCGCGTCGTGCACAGCGGGTTCGACCAATGGTTTCCCCGCTCAACTACGAGTGCGCTATCCGCACCGGTATGGAAGCAGAACATGATCGTACTTCTGCTGCTTTATCCGGAAGTGTTTTTGTTTGGAGCGTTTGTTCAGCAACCACTTCTAGTCAGGCGCCTACACTGGCCGTTCTGGTTAGCACTCTTCGCGGGAAATCTCGTGGGCGTCCTGCTGATGAATCAGATCGTACCGTGGACCAGCGACCGCTTTGCCTGGTGGCTGACCTCGGCGAAGTCGACGGAGAGAAAAACCACCTTAGTCGGGCTTGGACTGGTCATTGCCCTCTATGCTCTGCTGCTCATTGCGTTCTCACGCTTTTAA
- a CDS encoding carbohydrate porin encodes MLPLPAQSSEESGLSANPGAVDIVIGTGQLGRLLGLDKTSGVHLGGVWLGDANYLISGGVEPGKSSFNSLLLLDLDLDLNKWMEIPGAQFGVVYLQFNGQTSNAQAGVVAGYNSLPGLSPLARSELYELWWRQRLFRDKLTLRVGKTVPTNDFNNVTRPLQLHDLTLSIPAVSGLIYTPVFVNPTLLGVMPGYYNSAYGITASLAPTKNVYMSYGLYDGTGARGDQTGLRAVPAFNGYFFNVGEIGYAWQLASLKMPGTFAVGAWGQTGKLSGGGKTEDGAQGFYAFASQRLWLTKPGIDNSGVTSFFQFGMNESKTLIVDKYIGGGVTGFGLVPKRPNDSLGIGAGVSRLNKNDGFRNSEAIIQGYYQIHLVGGIYFQPTLTYVPDPGKTPSLSAATAVTMRVTLLY; translated from the coding sequence GTGCTCCCTCTACCAGCCCAAAGCTCTGAGGAAAGCGGCCTCAGCGCAAACCCCGGTGCCGTGGATATTGTAATTGGCACTGGTCAACTGGGACGCCTGCTCGGCCTCGACAAAACGTCAGGTGTTCATCTCGGAGGCGTGTGGCTCGGGGATGCAAATTATCTAATTTCCGGCGGAGTTGAACCTGGCAAGTCAAGCTTTAACAGCTTGCTGCTGCTGGATCTAGATCTGGACCTAAATAAGTGGATGGAGATTCCGGGAGCCCAGTTCGGTGTCGTTTACCTTCAGTTCAACGGCCAAACGTCGAATGCACAGGCGGGGGTCGTGGCAGGGTATAACAGCCTTCCCGGACTGTCGCCATTGGCGCGCAGTGAACTTTATGAGTTGTGGTGGCGGCAACGCCTCTTTCGCGACAAGCTTACGTTACGAGTCGGAAAAACTGTTCCGACGAATGACTTTAACAACGTGACTCGACCGCTACAGCTTCACGACCTGACTCTTTCCATCCCAGCGGTGTCGGGCTTAATCTATACGCCCGTATTTGTAAATCCGACTCTACTCGGTGTCATGCCGGGCTATTACAACTCGGCTTATGGCATCACGGCGAGTTTGGCGCCGACTAAGAATGTTTATATGTCTTATGGGCTGTATGATGGCACGGGAGCTCGGGGCGATCAGACAGGGCTGCGTGCCGTACCCGCGTTCAACGGCTATTTCTTCAACGTTGGAGAAATCGGTTACGCCTGGCAGCTTGCTTCGCTTAAAATGCCCGGCACCTTCGCTGTGGGCGCATGGGGGCAGACTGGTAAGTTGTCGGGCGGAGGGAAGACAGAAGACGGCGCCCAGGGGTTCTATGCATTCGCCAGCCAACGGTTGTGGCTAACGAAACCGGGCATCGATAACAGCGGAGTCACCAGCTTCTTCCAATTCGGCATGAATGAGTCCAAAACGCTGATTGTAGACAAGTATATAGGTGGCGGCGTCACCGGTTTCGGCCTGGTTCCCAAGCGTCCCAACGACTCTCTAGGCATAGGCGCGGGAGTGTCGCGATTGAATAAGAATGATGGGTTCCGAAACAGCGAGGCTATAATCCAGGGATATTATCAGATCCACCTGGTGGGAGGCATCTACTTCCAACCCACGTTGACGTATGTTCCTGACCCCGGCAAGACCCCTAGCTTGTCCGCTGCAACGGCCGTCACCATGCGAGTCACGCTTCTGTATTGA
- a CDS encoding GerW family sporulation protein gives MDIAKVLKTIGEQISTFASGKLAFAEPVSVADRTVIPVAWVRYDFGAGGSTPAPYRRMAQEAGGGGGGGQVSVIPAGIIEITPTRTRFIPIPDGKKIFALIASSSANSGMNNGGSPAKENHPLGASDTPSKQLATAYGSAANKKAAGKRSMPAQKKARVKKVQAKKAVPVKTSRSLPRKVASASTFAKKVARKKSAGRQR, from the coding sequence ATGGACATAGCAAAGGTATTGAAGACGATTGGCGAACAGATCAGCACATTCGCGAGCGGAAAGCTGGCCTTTGCCGAGCCTGTTTCAGTGGCAGATCGAACCGTCATCCCAGTCGCTTGGGTGAGATACGACTTCGGTGCAGGTGGAAGCACTCCTGCGCCATATCGCCGGATGGCTCAGGAAGCTGGCGGCGGTGGAGGCGGCGGACAGGTGTCTGTCATCCCTGCTGGGATCATCGAGATTACTCCTACCCGAACGCGTTTCATCCCGATCCCGGATGGGAAGAAGATTTTTGCATTGATTGCATCGAGCTCCGCAAATTCAGGAATGAACAACGGAGGATCGCCTGCGAAAGAAAACCATCCGTTGGGCGCCTCGGACACGCCGAGCAAACAACTGGCCACCGCATATGGATCAGCAGCCAATAAGAAAGCTGCAGGAAAGCGTTCTATGCCGGCACAGAAGAAGGCCAGGGTTAAGAAAGTGCAGGCGAAAAAAGCAGTCCCGGTGAAGACCTCCCGGTCTTTGCCACGGAAGGTTGCGTCCGCTAGTACCTTTGCGAAGAAGGTGGCACGCAAGAAGAGCGCGGGGAGACAGCGCTAA